One window of the Labeo rohita strain BAU-BD-2019 chromosome 9, IGBB_LRoh.1.0, whole genome shotgun sequence genome contains the following:
- the LOC127170735 gene encoding tripartite motif-containing protein 16 produces MTEITFSQDKFRCPVCLDLLKDPVTIPCGHSFCMSCFTCRWNQDDQKRVYSCPQCRQTCTPRPALYKNTMLTEVVKQLKKPKLQVSVPAGPEDVECDVCTVRKQKAVKSCLVCLKSYCPNHLLKHTNLFKSKRHNLIEATGRLKEKICLTHNKVLDIYCHIDQQCICYLCAMDNHKNHDTIAAVAERTKKQNILKETQKRFQQKIQQRKKDLEELREAVESHKRSAETAVEDSEKIFTELIRSIEKSRSKLKQMIREQEKTAVSQAEGFMEKLEQEIDDLRRRHSELEQLSHTNDHIHFLKSFQSLAVFPQSTDTPSITVSSLLSLDDLEKSVTQLKEKLEDFCREEIDKISGRATYIEIFPTNEPKTREEFLQYYSKFTLDPNTVNEHLSLSVWNGVINVPNVVQRYPDHPDRFDKYPQVLCREKVCGRCYWELEWSGDDGVDISVSYKTISRKGERDKCVFGCNDQSWSLDCSPLVYSFLHDNNYTDLLVPSSRCRIGVYVDHSAGTLSFYSVSDTMSLIHTIQTTFTQPLYPGFAVHSGSKVKLCDLTI; encoded by the exons atgacaGAAATCACTTTTTCTCAGGATAAGTTTAGATGTCCAGTGTGTCTAGATCTACTGAAGGACCCGGTGACCATTCCCTGTGGTCACAGTTTCTGTATGAGCTGTTTTACATGCCGCTGGAATCAGGATGATCAGAAgagagtctacagctgccctcaATGCAGACAGACCTGCACTCCAAGACCTGCTTTATACAAAAACACCATGCTGACTGAAGTGGTGAAGCAACTGAAGAAGCCCAAACTCCAGGTTTCTGTTCCTGCTGGACCTGAAGATGTGGAGTGTGACGTCTGTACTGTGAGAAAACAGAAAGCTGTCAAGTCCTGTCTGGTGTGTCTGAAGTCTTACTGTCCTAATCACCTCCTGAAACATACAAATCTCTTTAAAAGTAAGAGACACAATCTGATAGAAGCCACTGGACGACTAAAGGAGAAAATCTGTCTAACACACAATAAAGTACTGGACATCTATTGCCATATTGACCAGCAGTGCATTTGTTATCTGTGCGCCATGGATAATCACAAAAATCACGATACTATAGCAGCTGTAGCAGAAAGGACAAAGAAACAG AACATTTTGAAAGAGACACAAAAAAGATTCCAGCAGAAAATCcagcaaagaaagaaagatcttGAGGAGCTGAGAGAGGCTGTGGAGTCCCATAAG CGTTCTGCAGagacagcagtggaggacagtgagaAGATTTTCACTGAGCTCATCCGCTCCATTGAGAAAAGCCGCTCTAAGCTAAAGCAGATGATCAGAGAACAGGAAAAGACTGCAGTGAGTCAAGCTGAAGGATTTATGGAGAAATTGGAGCAGGAGATTGATGATCTGAGGAGGAGACACTCTGAGCTagagcagctttcacacacgAATGATCACATCCATTTTCTCAAG AGTTTCCAGTCTCTGGCTGTGTTTCCTCAATCTACGGACACACCCAGCATTACCGTCAGCTCTCTCCTCTCTTTAGATGATTTGGAAAAGTCTGTCActcaactgaaagaaaaactGGAGGATTTCTGTAGAGAGGAGATAGACAAGATATCTGGCAGAG CAACATACATTGAAATTTTTCCCACAAATGAACCCAAAACCAGGGAGGAGTTCCTACAGT attacaGTAAGTTCActctggatccaaacacagtgAATGAACACCTCAGTCTGTCCGTCTGGAATGGAGTGATTAATGTCCCTAATGTAGTCCAGCGGTATCCTGATCACCCAGACAGATTTGACAAATAtcctcaggtgttgtgtagagagaaagtgtgtggacgctgttactgggagctTGAGTGGAGTGGGGATGATGGTGTggatatatcagtgtcatataagactATTAGCAGGaaaggagagagagataaatgtgtttttggatgcaatgatcagtcctggagtttggaCTGCTCTCCGCTAGTTTACTCATTCTTGCACGATAACAATTACACTGATCTTCTTGTACCGTCCAGCCGctgtagaataggagtgtatgtggaccacagtgcaggaactctgtccttctacagtgtctctgacacaatgagcctcatccacacaatccagaccacattcactcagccccTCTATCCTGGGTTTGCAGTTCACAGTGGATCAAAAGTGAAACTGTGTGATCTAACGATATAG